Within Rhododendron vialii isolate Sample 1 chromosome 12a, ASM3025357v1, the genomic segment AGATTCTTTACCTTTATTCTAATATTCTATAACGCCTCAAGCAGACTATTGGCCCAGTGCTACATTGATTTTTATCAACAAATCACACCACATGACCCAAAAAATTTGAACTAGTAGTAGATTATGTGATTCCTTATATAAACTTCTGATGGGGGAATAAGTATCACAATCTCTCCACATTTACGGCCTCACGAGGGGTAAAGTCACATgatatttcacaagtcttttccctgacTAGAGCCCACTCTATCTTGTCCAAGGGTTGCTCTGATAGCACATGTAACGGCCCAAGTAGACTACTAACTCAATATCTTGAGTTTGACCAACAAGTCACACCACATGACCTAAAATACTTAAACCCAAGGTCTTAGAAGTAGCTTACCTAGTTCCTTATATACCCGGGATCACACCCGTAGACTTTCGATCAGGGTATATCATGTATTCTTCTGCTCATCGATGTGAATGCATGGATGTAGACCCAGAGGCAACCAAGTCCATCCTTGTGTTTTTATGCATTTTATCCGTTTATTGTTTCTTATGTTCTTATTTCTACCCATCAAAACTTTAATTAAGGAAAGAGTATGACACCTAAATTTAACCCTTTAGTCTTCGTAAACATAATGCTCAAAGATTAAaatattattgttgttgttccacacaaaaaaaaaaaaaaaaacttataggGACAGTTCATACGGAATTTTAGTCCGACTTTAAATAGGTCGTCCACTCCGGTTGATCTCTAGAAACTAATTGAGGTTTGTAAGCCTATCCGGATGCCCAGACAACATTAGATATCAAAATAGAAAGAGGATGATAGGAGAGTATGCTTACAGTCTTTAATCTTGCAATGCCCTCTGGATTTGGGCTCTCTAGGCCAATCAGTTGAATCACCTCCTTTCTGACCTTCTCTTGCCAATCTGTGTGGATCGCTAGAAGGAAAATGCTCCAAGCTAATAACCCATTTGTTGTTTCTTGTCCAGCAAGATAGAATGTCTTGCACTCATCTACCATATCATCTATTGAAATTCTATTCTTCTCATCAGGATCATGATTAGCCTTTATAAGGGATCCGAGAAAATCACTACCGTAGTTGTTTTCTTCTCCTCTCATCATTTTCTTGGCCCGTTTGTCGATCATCCCCATAATGGATTCTCGAATTGCTTGCTCGATTTTATCAGACTCAAGATCATCGCGCAATTTGAAAAACTTCCTGCAAACAAAAGTCAGTAaattaacatatatatatagacgaGTTTGGCAATAGCTTCTTATAAGTCGGTTTGTTTCATAatcttttcaatttctcttcttAGAATatggaggggagagagagagagcgagcgaggGGAACATACTCCATGGCAGGTAAGCGAATCCTAAAAACATGCCTTGCTGCGATCATTCCCAATTTCGTCAACATGTCGAAGATCTTCTCGCCTTCCAAGTAACTACTCCCAAAAGCTGTTCGAGAAATAACTTCTGCTGTCAAGAGCCGAGACTCTTTATATACATCGATCTCCTTTGCTTTATTTTGCTCCCATCTTTCAAGCATCGTTTCCACACTCGCTATCATTGCTGGAATCATGCCCTGCATATATACACAAGGCCTTCTTAATTTGAAACTTTTGTAAAATCTTCCAATTTGGTTTGAAGCAGTACTGAAGAAATAGAGAAAGTGTTTTTACCTTCAAGCTCTCTGCGTAGAAAACATGGTTGGCTATTTTGCGTAGCTTCGACCATTTTTCTCCATCTGTTATAAAGATCCCGTCTCCTACTAACTTTTTTGTGATGACATCGAGCTTTCCTTTGAGATATGTTCCATCTTTATTGTTGAGTATCTCTTTAATCAACTTAGGTTCAATGACAACCAATTGGGCTTGCGGACCATGCCAAATTAGATAATTTTTCCCTGTTCCATCAGGTTGATTaacagaagaaaataaaaagcttAATTAGGCCTCCTTCGGCTAAGCCAGGtggcctattttttttttttgtatttattaaaaaaaatcgtattttttagttttgcgtcaaacttttgtggattattgattcatcttgacaagaagaatgagaaaagtaaaatattttgactaaaactcatattttttgaataaagacgaaaataagccaaaaagagagatttattggcttatttttgtctttattcaaaaaattataattttcgatcatagttttttactttttcaattcatctcgtcgagacgaatgaataatttataaaaatttaacgcaaaactaacaaaagcgaatttttttgaataaagacaaaaaaataaatcacctTGGCCTATTTAGCCAAAGGAGGCCTTTAGTCTCTGGATTATTGAAAAGCACTCTCTAAATGTTATTCCCTTTATTCGTTCCTTCCATTTGGTGCTCACTTTTTATGTTTTGTATTCATTATTAGATGCGTCAAAGTTTAACTTATTTGCggcaaaaaatttctttatctCCAAATGCATTGGCGGTCACACGAACATACCTCAAAATTTATGTGTTGAGAGATTCAAATCTTGTCGTGTGACTACAAATACAACGCAATAGAGGACATGACGAAGAAAAATACGCGTAAACTGGCCTAGAAATCTTGAATTACAAAACATCAATGACGCCTATATGGAAGGTAAAACAAAGATTTTGATACCATAGAGCTTCTTCCAAGCATGAATATGAGGCAAAATTCTTGGGAAAACTTCATGAGAGGAGAAGTCCATTGCATTGCTAAAGGATTCTTCTCTCATCTGGATGATCTCCTTTGTATTTCCATACAGGAATCTGTAAGCAGGGCCTTTGATTCCCTGCGACCTCATGATGTTTTGAATTCGAATTGGCGTCCACCATACTTTGTGTAAGAACCCTATAAGAGTTGCTAGTAGAAAGATGCAGACACCAGTTGAAAGGGAGATTATAATCATGTCTCCCGACCCTCCACAGCCAAACACACCCTTATTTTTCCTGACTTAATTTGAACCTCTAGCCAACTTGGTTGCTTACTAGCTCAAGTGGGACTTATATATAGACGTACATTTGTATACATAGATAAAGTTGGAACGTTTGTGATGAATGGGATCAGCTAGAGACAAACTAGGTGTCAAAATACCTCCATCATGTGCATCATGTGCGAGGCGATAAGGATGAGATGAAACAGTGACCACGCAGGTTGGTTGGTCACTGGTTGGTTTGCGAGGAGTATGCGGATATAGTCTCCCGGGACGTTTCGAGGATCGGCATCAATTCATTCGGCTGGTTCTCGGGGTTTTCTCGCTGCGGAGGTGGCAGCATTTCGGATTCATTCAATGTCGGGTTCTAGTTGGTAGTGggtttgtttttgggtttttgttagTCTTCGACCGTTTGGGTCTCGGGTAGCTGTGAAAatgtaattttcattttcattttgcctttgctcttttaatttttgtaattttcggATTCGGAGATTAACAAAatctttttgttgataaaaaaaaaaaaacagtgtcCTCTAAGGCAGAAAATCTATTTTAAAGCGATACTGATGAGACCCGGCCGATACCggtgtgaatttttaaaagcaCCTAGTATAACAGAGTGTAGCGGTATCAAATGATCCAAAACTGGTACGTAGCTGCTGATATGCTGATACGCCCCGGCCGATACtggtgtgaatttttaaaagcaCCTAGTATAACAGAGTGTAGCGGTATCAAATGATCCAAAACTGGTACGTAGCTGCTGATATGCTGATACGCTACGCAGTAGTATTAAGTCACACGTCTCTCTCTTTTCTAGCTTTGTCTTGCatgttccattttgttttttatctagaAGCAAATCATTTGCACAAATGTGCGGACTTTCATTTTTTGACGTTATCCACTAATAAAAACATGCATGCATCTATATAAAGAGATTTAAGATACACGTGTACGTACAATTGAAACATGAAACATGTATACTTTAATGGGTTCCTTGGGGaaatttta encodes:
- the LOC131310535 gene encoding cytochrome P450 CYP749A22-like, with product MIIISLSTGVCIFLLATLIGFLHKVWWTPIRIQNIMRSQGIKGPAYRFLYGNTKEIIQMREESFSNAMDFSSHEVFPRILPHIHAWKKLYGKNYLIWHGPQAQLVVIEPKLIKEILNNKDGTYLKGKLDVITKKLVGDGIFITDGEKWSKLRKIANHVFYAESLKGMIPAMIASVETMLERWEQNKAKEIDVYKESRLLTAEVISRTAFGSSYLEGEKIFDMLTKLGMIAARHVFRIRLPAMEKFFKLRDDLESDKIEQAIRESIMGMIDKRAKKMMRGEENNYGSDFLGSLIKANHDPDEKNRISIDDMVDECKTFYLAGQETTNGLLAWSIFLLAIHTDWQEKVRKEVIQLIGLESPNPEGIARLKTMSMILNETLRLYSPGINLLSRVEREVRLGKLIVPPNTEFYLPLLALHHDPEIWGQDVHLFKPERFAEGVAKATSNNITGFIPFGFGPRMCVGSNFAVNEAKIAISMILQRYKFTLSPDYVHDPIQIIIVRPKKKIQIVLSKL